In Deltaproteobacteria bacterium, the following are encoded in one genomic region:
- a CDS encoding MFS transporter → MVTPGPAHRARTPGRFYYGWYIVAVGFIANVGSSFALASTLSIFLKPMTLDLGVSRGVFSMLRSGEGLIAASMAPMVGSLVDRHGSRWLLTAGAMVAAVGYLLLSQVEVFWQFVAVRWTLVTIGDGLIGYMVVNVMIARWFVVKRGRAMAFASMGIGFAKVVMPFLVAPLLVWLGWRYTWAVFALFTVALVVAPALIYVRRSPEDMGLHPDGLEPGAMPEGRTRRPGAQAASETRTWSRSAGMRTQAFWLIVAVFGVSSVGVTGLNLHVFPYITDLGYSNPVAAGAMAVIASMQLSSPLAWGLIADRMDVRWTTLAKFLIQASGLVLVITSDSLLLVYVGFFFYGVGLGGNMVLPDLMWARFFGRMSMGRIRGLGLFLIHGFAAIGPPFFGFLHDWQGSYTVSFAIFAVTLVISGFLSLFIIAPVRTDTA, encoded by the coding sequence GTGGTTACGCCGGGTCCAGCACATCGCGCACGCACACCGGGAAGGTTTTACTACGGCTGGTACATCGTCGCCGTCGGCTTCATCGCCAACGTCGGCTCCTCGTTCGCTCTTGCCAGCACCCTGAGCATCTTCCTCAAGCCCATGACCCTGGACCTGGGGGTGTCCCGCGGGGTCTTCTCCATGCTGCGGTCGGGCGAGGGGCTGATCGCGGCCTCCATGGCTCCCATGGTCGGCTCGCTGGTGGACCGGCACGGCAGCCGGTGGCTGTTGACCGCGGGCGCGATGGTGGCGGCTGTCGGCTACCTCTTGCTGAGCCAGGTCGAGGTCTTCTGGCAGTTCGTGGCGGTGCGCTGGACCCTGGTGACCATCGGCGACGGGCTGATCGGCTACATGGTCGTCAACGTGATGATCGCCCGGTGGTTCGTGGTCAAGCGCGGCCGGGCCATGGCCTTTGCCAGCATGGGCATCGGCTTCGCCAAGGTCGTCATGCCGTTCCTGGTGGCGCCGCTGCTGGTGTGGCTGGGCTGGCGCTACACCTGGGCGGTCTTCGCCTTGTTCACCGTGGCGCTGGTGGTGGCCCCGGCCTTGATCTACGTCCGGCGCTCCCCCGAGGACATGGGGCTCCATCCCGACGGGCTGGAGCCAGGGGCGATGCCGGAGGGGAGGACACGGCGGCCGGGGGCGCAGGCGGCGAGCGAGACCCGTACCTGGAGCCGGTCGGCCGGTATGCGGACCCAGGCTTTCTGGCTGATCGTGGCTGTGTTCGGCGTATCCTCCGTGGGCGTCACCGGCCTCAATCTGCACGTGTTCCCCTACATCACCGACCTCGGCTATTCGAACCCGGTTGCCGCCGGCGCCATGGCCGTCATCGCGTCCATGCAACTCAGCTCGCCGTTGGCCTGGGGCCTCATCGCCGATCGCATGGACGTGCGCTGGACGACGCTGGCCAAGTTCCTGATCCAGGCGTCGGGTCTTGTCCTGGTCATCACTTCCGATTCACTGTTGCTGGTGTATGTCGGCTTTTTCTTTTACGGGGTCGGCCTCGGTGGTAACATGGTGCTGCCTGACCTCATGTGGGCGCGGTTCTTCGGCCGCATGTCCATGGGCAGGATCCGCGGCCTGGGGCTTTTTCTGATTCACGGGTTTGCGGCGATCGGGCCGCCGTTCTTCGGTTTTCTTCACGACTGGCAGGGCAGCTACACGGTTTCCTTTGCCATCTTCGCCGTGACGCTGGTGATTTCCGGGTTCCTTAGCCTGTTCATCATCGCGCCGGTCCGGACCGATACCGCGTAA